One segment of Mycobacterium spongiae DNA contains the following:
- a CDS encoding EspA/EspE family type VII secretion system effector, with the protein MKGSDLCKSTSNFIWGQLLLLGEGIPDPGDIFNTGSSLFKQIGDRMGLAIPGTNWIGDAAEAYLNQNIAQQLRAQVMGDLDKLTGNMISNQAEYISNTRDVLRAMKKMVDGVYKACKALEKVWLVGHGLSWALAVPSCGLAMAVVGGALLYLTIMTASNVANLKGILGRLIEMLTTLPSFPGLPNIPIPGLPDIPWPPQLPDLPIPGLPDIPGLPGFEWPPTTGPGLPAIPGLPGFPELPGFPSLPGLPGIPGFPGLPGLPSVPDMFPGLPGLGDLLPGVGNLGGLPTWTDLAALPDFLGGFAGLPGLSFGNLLGFAALPTVGQVSATMGQLQHLVAAGGGPGQLGSMAGQQAQMISSQAQQGGQQQATLVDDVQRDDQEGQAGAAAGAADAGRAPIDTGTGGDQQTQEGRVL; encoded by the coding sequence ATGAAGGGCAGCGATCTTTGCAAGTCGACGAGTAATTTCATTTGGGGCCAGTTACTCTTGCTGGGCGAGGGCATCCCCGACCCAGGCGACATCTTCAATACGGGTTCGTCGCTGTTCAAGCAAATCGGTGACCGGATGGGGTTGGCCATTCCGGGAACCAACTGGATCGGCGATGCGGCCGAGGCTTACTTAAACCAAAACATCGCCCAGCAGCTTCGCGCGCAGGTGATGGGTGATCTCGACAAATTAACCGGCAACATGATCTCGAATCAGGCCGAGTACATCTCCAACACGCGCGACGTCTTGCGGGCAATGAAGAAGATGGTCGATGGCGTCTACAAAGCCTGCAAGGCCCTCGAGAAAGTTTGGCTCGTTGGCCACGGCCTGTCGTGGGCACTCGCAGTCCCCTCCTGCGGTTTGGCAATGGCTGTCGTTGGTGGCGCACTTCTTTATCTGACGATTATGACGGCGAGCAACGTAGCCAACCTGAAGGGAATTCTCGGCAGGCTGATCGAAATGTTGACGACGCTGCCGTCGTTCCCGGGCCTACCGAACATTCCGATCCCGGGTCTGCCCGACATCCCCTGGCCGCCCCAGCTTCCCGACCTTCCCATTCCGGGGCTACCCGACATCCCCGGCCTACCCGGGTTCGAGTGGCCTCCCACCACCGGACCTGGCCTGCCGGCCATCCCAGGACTTCCGGGCTTCCCCGAGCTCCCCGGCTTCCCCTCGCTTCCCGGCTTGCCCGGCATCCCCGGGTTCCCCGGCTTACCCGGGCTGCCCAGCGTGCCCGATATGTTCCCCGGCCTGCCGGGCCTGGGTGACCTGTTGCCGGGCGTGGGCAACTTGGGCGGTCTTCCCACCTGGACCGACTTGGCCGCCTTGCCCGACTTCTTGGGCGGCTTCGCCGGCTTGCCCGGCCTCAGCTTCGGCAACCTGCTCGGTTTCGCGGCGTTGCCCACCGTGGGTCAGGTGTCGGCGACCATGGGGCAGCTGCAACACCTCGTGGCAGCCGGCGGCGGGCCAGGCCAATTGGGCAGCATGGCCGGCCAACAGGCGCAGATGATTTCCTCGCAGGCTCAGCAGGGAGGCCAGCAGCAGGCCACTCTCGTCGACGATGTCCAGCGGGATGACCAAGAGGGCCAGGCGGGCGCAGCGGCGGGTGCGGCCGATGCCGGGCGCGCACCTAT